Sequence from the Terriglobia bacterium genome:
TACCGCACCGCGGAATGCCCGGTGCTGACGGTGGGCCCGCACGCGTCGCGGGGCCTCAACGGCGGCATGCTGCAGCACATCCTGTTCGCCACTGACTTTGGCCCGGAATCGGAGCACGGGCTACCGTACGCCATTGCGTTGGCGGAGGAGCACCGGGCGCGGCTGACGATGTTGCACGTCGCCTCCGTCCCCGGAGTCGCCTTTGCCCAGGCCGAAACTGGCGCCCTGCCGGTGATCCCTCCGTATGAGGCGGTGGCGAGTGGCGAGAAGCAATTGCACGAGCTGATCGCCAAAGGGCCGCCGTTGTGGCGCGAGCCGGAATACCTGGTGCAATTCGGTCCACCGGCGGAAACGATCGTGCGCATCGCCGGCAAGGACGTAGATCTGATCGTATTGGGGGTGAAGCGGCCGGCGGCGCTGACCAAACACCTGGGCAGCGGAGTGGCATACAAAGTCGTATGCGAGGCGCCGTGCCCGGTGCTGTCGGTGGGCGCGCCGTACCACCGCTAGGCAGCGTTGCGAGAGGCAAGGCGAACGCCAGAATGTCGCCTTGCCTCCACAGTGCGGACAAGGGGAACGCAAGAGGGAGTTTCTGTCTTGCCAGCGCAGTCGCCGCGAAACTGCGCTGGCGAGCCGGTGGTTGTTGTGATAAGGTGTTAGGTTTTAACTACCACAGGTGACCGGCTCGTCCGACCGTGCCGGGGAGGTAGTTATGCCCTCTCCCTACGGTCTGAAGCTCGTCGAAAGCTGCGTCACGTGCAAGTTGAGGAACCACACTTTCTTCTGCTCCCTGCCGCGTTCCTCGCTCGTCCATCTGGATACCCTCAGCTTGGCTAATCTGCTGCCCAAGGGGAGCATCCTGTTTGTCGCCGGACAGAAGCCCGGGGGCGTCCACATCTTGTGCGCGGGTAAGGTCAAGGTGTGCACACAGCGAGGCAACGGGAAGCTGGCGATGGTGAAGATCGCGGGCCCCGGCGAGGTGCTGGGGCTGCACGCCTGCATCGGCGGGACAGTGCATGAATTCACGGCGGAAACGGTGGAACCGTCGCACATCGTGTTCGTCAGGGGCGATGATTTCAAGCAATTCCTGAGCCAAAACGAAGTCGCGTGCTGGAAGGCGGCGCAGATTCTGAGCCGCGATTGCCACGAGGCGTACGAGATCATCCGCTCGGGTGGCGGGGCTCGTTCGGGCAGCGCCAAGCTGGCGCGGCTGCTGCTGGACATCGCGGTCATCGGAAAGCCGCATGGGGACGAGATTGAAGTGGTCCTGCCGCTGACGCACAAGGAAATGGCGCAGGCGATCGGGATGTCGCGGGAAACGGTATGGCGAAAGCTGGTGGAGTTCCGCCACCGCGGAATCGCAATCCTGAAAGGCTCCGTGCTGCTGATCCACAACAAAGCGGAGTTGCAACGCTTGGCCGGCCGGTAACTTGGCCATTGGACCGGCGCGCGGCCCCGTGGACGGAGATCACTCATGGGTGTGACGTACGTCACTGACGAGTGCTTCATCTTAATAGACTATGCCACCCCATCTTGAGCTGGCATGGGCGGAACGGTGGCGGATGCAATCGACTCTGCAGCCGCCGACAGCCTGCGTATGCCGGGAATTCTCGAGATTCGAGCACTCAACGCAGACGGATGTAATTGACTCTGCACCCGCCCGGTTCCGGAGTGCCGAAGAGGAGCCCAGTTCCCCGATTCAAGCCCGGTGAAGTCGAGGTCGCCAGACTGAATGCCCGAGAATGCCATCAGCGGCAGCCTCGGGGACATGCAGACAAGGGGATTTCAGGCGGTATGAGGGAGTTCATGGCGGTGTTGTCGGACTGTAATCCGGAGAGCGCAGTGATTCGCGAGGCGCGGTCGGAAGCGCCGCTCGTGAACGACGCGCGGCCCGGAATGCACCCGACATGGTCCGCAGTTGAGCCCCTGGTCTTGACCGCCGCAGACGAGGACTTCCAGGGCGCGCTGCACATCTACCCAAGCTCGATCAGGTAAGCGACTCCCCGCCCGTGCAAGCGGCCGCCGAGTTCATGACCCCAATCGAGCGAACGTTCGATAGAAGCAAGCCGCCGGCGGCAGGCCGGGGGTAGCAGTCCCGGATCGGGGCAATGAACCCGATGTGGTTAGGCCCAGGCTCGTGACCCTTAGCAATTCACGAAGGAGATTCAGCTATGGCAACCGCAGCAATGCAGCAGGACGCTCAAATCAGCCGTTGGTGGCGAGTGGTGGGCGGACTTTCCATGAACCTCGCACTCGGCTCGCTCTACGCTTGGAGCCTGTTTGTCCCACAGTTTCAGAAAGATGCAGAATTCAAAGGCTATGCGCCGACCGCTTACGCGCTTACCTTCACCATCGCGGTGGTGGTCTTCGCCCTGACCTTCGTGGTCGCCGGACGCATTCAGGACAAGAAAGGACCGTTCATCTGTTCCGCCTTGGGCGGCATTCTGGTGAGCGTTGGCTTCTTCGCGTCCGCCTATGCCCACAGCCTAACCGCCCTGTACGTTTCGTTCGGCGTCATCGGCGGGCTGGGCAACGGTTTTGGCTACGCGACACCCATCCCGGTTATGGCCAAGTGGTTTCCCGATAGGCGCGGTTTGGCCGTCGGTCTTGCCGTGGCCGGCTACGGCGGCGGCTCGGCCATCTTCGGGAAATTGGCGCTTAACTATCTCGTCCCCGCCTATGGCTGGCGGTCGACCTTCCAGATCTTGGGAGTGATCTTCTTCGTCATGACCATGGTTGGGGCATTCTTGCTGAAGAATCCGCCCGTCGGCTACCGACCCGAAGGCTGGACGCCCGCGCCGGCGACGGCGAAGGCGGCGGCCACGACGCATGAGTTCACGCCGGCCGAGACCCTGCGCACCCCGACCTTCTACTTCATGTGGTTGGCGTATGCGTTGGGCTGCGCCGCCGGCCTGATGGTGATCAGCCAGTTGGTGCCGTTCTTTGTTTCCAGCCTGAAGGGCACCGGCATGGATGCCAAGGTGGTGGCGGGGTTGGCGGGTACGGCCTTCATCGTGGGCGCCGTCGGCAACGCCGCCGGACGTATTCTGTCCGGCTGGATGTCGGATGCCCTCGGCCGCGTCAACGTGCTACGGCTGATGATCGCGATATCCATGATCGCCATGCCGATTCTGTACCTGGTGGGCGGCAGCGTGGCCCTGCTGTTCGTGTCGATCTTCGTCATTTATTGGTGCTACGGGACGCAATTGTCGGTCAACGGCTCTGCCGCTTCCGACTTCTGGGGCACCAAGAACGCGGGGATCAATTACGGCATGTTGTTCACGGCGTGGGGCGTGGCTGGCATCCTTGGACCCATGATCGGGGCCAAGCTGCTGGCTGCGACCAAGAGCTTCAAGGCTCCGTTCTATGCTGCTGCGGGTATGGCGGCTGTGGCCCTGGTTTGCGAGCTGCTGGCGAAGCGTCCTGCAGTTCCGGCCGAGTCCGAACTCAAGGCGGCGGCGGCGCCGGCTCGAGGCTGAGCGGACGCGCTGGGCTGCTGAGTGGTCATGAACCTGGAGGGCTAGTGCGCCCACTGGACGCACTAGCCCCGAGTCTGGAGACTGTATCGTGCAACGACCGACACGAGTGGCGACACCGGGGGCATTCACACTCGCGTTGGTCTGCCTGGTCTGGCTGCCGTGCGCCTGGGCACAATACACAGTCGGACGGGTGGAAGGAACGGTGATGGATCCGATGGGGGCCGTACTAGTCGGCGCCACGATCCGGCTGGTGAATCGCGCCACCAATTCGACCAGCACGTTCACCACCGGCCGCGACGGGTACTACGTCTTTTTTGCGCTTTCGCCCGGCCAATACCAGCTCTCGGCAGAAGCTCCCCGGTTCGCCCGGCGCACGGTGGACCTGGTGGTTACCAGCGATCAGACGCTGACGCAAAAACTGGTGTTGCCGGTGGGAGATCCCTCGACAACCGTGGAGGTCAAGTCCGACGAGGCGGTTGCGGTAGCGTCGTCGGACGCGCAACGCAGCATCACGCGCACCGAAGCCGAACTCGCCAACCTGCCCAGCCTGGGGCGCAACATGATCTCGACGGTACAACTCGGAGCGGGACTGGCGCCGACGAACAATCCGCGCGGGGGATCCACGTTCGGCGGGGGCGGCTCGTTTGTCATCGTGCTGGGCGTGCAGTCGGGGCTGATCGCGGCCAACGGAGGGCGGGCGCGCGCCACCTCGGTGCAACTCGATTACACCGACGCCAACGACTGGGAGGCGGGCGGCTTCGCTCCCGGCATGCAGGCGATCACGCCCGACATGCTGCAAGAGCTGAAAATTCTGACCAGCAACTTTTCCGCTGAGTACGGGGTCAAGTCGAACGCGCAAGTGATCATGGTGACCAAGAGCGGGAGCAACTTCCTGCACGGCAGCGCCTACGACTTTGTTCAGAACGATGCCTTCAACGCGCGCGACTACTTCGACCAGACGGGCCATGCTTCGCCCCTGAAGCAGAACGTGTACGGGATCACGCTGGGCGGACCGCTGAAGAAAAACCGGACCTTCCTGTTCGGCGGGTACGAAGGGCGGAGGACGCGGGGTGGAAGCTTCACCGCGCTGGCCAACGTGCCGAGCGCGGCGGCGCGGGCGCGCGCCACCGACCCGTCCATCATTGATCTGATGAACCGGTTCCTGCCGGCGGCGACCGGGACGACCAACAACCCCGACATCGGGACGGTCGCGGTCCAGGTGCCATCGCCGGTGGACAACTATCAGTTCGTGATGAAAGCGGACCACCAGATCAGCGAGGCGCACAGGATTTCCGCGCGCTACCTGCAGGGGACGGCGTCGTTCGTGGCGCGCTTCCCGTCGCAGAACACGCTGCGCGGCTTTGATGTGGACAACCACTTCGAACTGCGCAACCTGAACATTACCGACACGTTGATTCTCAGCCCGAAGACGGTGAACGAGCTGCGGGCGGCGTACGGACGTTCGGTGGCGCAGGGAGCGCCGCAAAACGGGCTGGATACACCGCGCTTCCTGATCAGCGGGCTGGTAAATTTCGGCGCGCTGCAGTCGGTGCCGGCGAGCCGGGTGTTCAACGTTTTCCAGTTGAACGAGGTCTTCAGTCACCTGCTTGGCAGCCACGTGCTGCGGGTGGGCGTGGACCTGCGCAAGATCCAGGACAACTCGGTGAATGCGACCAACAGCCGCGGCGTTTTCACGTTCGCGTCGCTGAACCAGTTCCTTGCCGGCCAGCCGACCGCGTGGACGCAGTTGTTCGGCAATACCAGCCGCGGATTCCGCACCGGCCTGTACGGGTTCTTCGTGCAGGATGATTGGAAGTTGAAGCCGACGCTAACCATCAACGCCGGCCTGCGGTGGGAAATACAAGGCGCGCTCAGCGATGCCGGCGGCAGTACTTCCATTCTTGATCCGCGTAGCACGGGAACCATCGGGGTGGCGGGACCGGGGCCGCTGGGAAGCTTTCGACTGGGTGGAGACGCAATTGAGGCGAACCCTTTTAATATCGCGCCCCGGATCGGCTTTGCCTGGAACCCGCATGTCGGCAAGTTGGTGATCCGCGGCGGCTACGGGATTTATTGGGATTCGTTCACCTTCAGCCCGCTGGCGGCGTCGCGCTCGGTGCCGCCTTTCAATTACAGTCCGAGCCTGTCCTGCGTGTCGATACTTGCGCCGACCTGCCAGATGACGGGCGCCAACAATGTTCAGAACTTGCTGCAGGGCACGGCCCTGATCCAGACGCAGACGCAAGCGCAGATCGGCGGATTTGGCCAACTGACGAACTTCAAGAGCGTCACCACCAGCGATCCGCATCTGGGCAACCCCTACGTACAGCAGTTCAGCTTCGGGATTGAGCGGCAAATGCCGGCGAACTCGGTGTTCACGCTGGGGTACGTGGGCACCAAAGGCACGCAACTGACGCGGCTGGTGGCCATCAATCCGCTGGTACGTCGTCCCGCCGGGGCAACCGGCATCGCCGACGAAACAACGCGCCTCAGCCAGTTCCAAGCCGCGGCCGGAACGGAGAACGGGGCGGGAAATGCGCGGCTGGACCCGCGGTTCGACCAGGTGAACCTGCATGAAGCGGGCGGCAGCTCGATCTATCACTCGCTGCAAGTCGAGTGGAAGAAGGGGTTCTCGCACGGGCTGCAATTCCAGGCTTCATATACCTGGTCGAAATCCATCGACGACGCTTCTGATTTCAGCCCCACCATCCAGGCCAACGACAACAGCTTCGCGCAAGATGCCGCGAACCCGCGGGCGGAACGGGCGGTGTCGAATTTCGACATCGCGCACCGCGTGCTGGTCACCGGAATTTGGCGGATCCCGTTTTTCCACCACTTGAACGGGACGCCGAGGAAAGTGCTGGACGGCTGGAGCTTCGAGTCGGTGAACCTGTGGCAGACGGGGATCCCGGCGACCGTGCTAGCGGGCGCGCGGCGGGGCATTGCCGACGTGAACCTGGACGGCAACCTGATTCCCACCGGCGCCGACAACACGCGCGCCAACTGCGCGGCCGACGCCTCCTTCCGGCTGGGCGATGCGAGCGCAATCCATGGATACTCGCAGCCGCTGCTGGGCAACAACGGCACCTGCGGGCGCAACACCATCCGCATGAACCACCTGGCCAACTTCGACTGGTCGCTGTTCAAGGAGACAACGCTGACCGAGAGAGGGTGGATGGGATCGGCGCCGCTGACGCTGCAACTGCGAGCCGAGGCCTACAACGTGTTCAACGTGCCGTTCCTGACGGCGCAGACCGATAACTGGCGGACCGTCGCCAGCCCCAGTTTCGGCTTGTACAACTCCGCCGGCGCGACGCGGCGCCTGCAGTTGGCGGCGAGATTGAGTTGGTAATTGCAGTGACGATGTAGGGACGAGCGAGTTGAAGTAGGGCAATCACACGGTTCGTTGGGTCAAGCATTCCTCGTACAGACAGCGAATCCAGCAACGGGCAATTGAGGTCACGCAGCGTCCGAGCGGATGAGATGCGAAGACGCCGAGGAGAAATGGGAATGAGTAGCGAGAAAACCATACCCTGGCCGGCAGTGCCGATCCCAAAACCGGAGGAGGTCTATGCCGGTTTGAGTGATCAGGCGAAGGATTATCCACTGTTTCTTGAATCCATCTGTCGTCAATCACACAACTTCGAAAAACCGGAGGCGTTGTCGCGCCTGCGGGTTTATGACACCTCCACGCGCATGATGATCGGACACTGGTGTTCGTCCATGTTGTCCGAGCTAGGCGCGGAGGTCATTCAGATCGAGCCGCCGGGCGGCGACCCGATGCGCAAGCTGACTCCTTTCGGGCGGAAAGAGTACATGTTCACCGACAAGGAGACGGGCGAGCCAGTGGGAGCCCACTTCCTGCACGAGATGCGCAACAAGATGTCGGTGACGCTCAACCTGGAAACGGAAGAGGGAAGGGAGATCTTCAAGAAGTTGGCGGTGCACGCGGACATCGTCATTGAAAACGATCCGCCGGGACATCGCGATAGCCTGGGGATCGGCTACCGTCAGTTGAAGGAGATCAACCCCCGTCTGATCTACTGCTGGGTGGGCCAACTCGGGCAGTGGGGCCCGCACAAGGACAAGCCCGGGATGCTGGAGCCGACGGCGCAGGCGGCCTGCGGCTTCTGCCACGGCACCGGCGATCCCAAGGAGTTCGGCGGCACCCCGATGCGCTCGGCGCTGTGGATGGCCGATCACGTCGGCGGGACGCAGGCGGCCATGGGCATCCTGGCGGCGCTGTATTACCGCGAGATGGTGTCTGGCGAAGGGCAGTTTGTCGAAGCGACATCGGCGGAAGCGATCATCCGCATCCTCGACTACTCGTGGGCGTGGTACGGCATGGATGGCAGCATCCGGCCGCGCTTCGGCAACTGGGACCTGGCCATCAACATTTACGCCGTCAATCCTTGCAAGGACGGCTACATGATGGTGGGCGGGGGCCACGACCGCCTGTGGTACCGCATCTGGCGCGTGGTGGGCGACGAGCATCCGGCGGTCGAAGAGGACATCCTCGGCGATCCGCACCTGCGTGAAGTGGCCGATCGCCTGGCCATGAACCAGCAGATCAAGACCTACACCATGCTGGGCGAGTGGCTGAAAGACAACTCCCGTAGCGATGCGGAACGGAAGCTCTCCAAGCAGCAGGTGGCGTCGGGCGGCGTGCTCTACGTCAACGAAGTGGCCGAGTACCCGCACTTCAAGTATCGCGGCCACGTGGCGGAGACCGAGTCGCCGCACTACGGCAAAATCCTGTACGGGACCACACCCTTCCAGCAACACAAGACACCGGGCCGCCTGAAGTGGATGGGCCGCCCGACCGGCTATGACAACCAGGACACGTACCGTCGGCTGCTCGGCTTCACCAGTGAAGACTTCGCGCGGCTGCAAAAGGCGAACGTCATTTGAGGCGGAGGAAAAACATGGCAACTGATACCGCTGTTTCCAAAACCCCGCAAATCAGTTTCGAGGAGTTTTGCCGCAAGACCTTCGACCCGAAGGGCGAGTTCGCCAAGCCTGAAGCATTGAAGGGCATCCGCGTGCTCTCCTGTACGCAGTACATTCTGGGTCCGTCTTGCGCCTCGTATCTGGCGGAACTGGGCGCCGAGGTCATTAAGATCGAAGCTCCCCGGCGCGGTGAGGCGATGCGCCACACCACGCCGTTCAACGAACCATTTCTCTACCCGCTCTCCAAGTACGTGCCCGAGCGCGGCACCGGCCTGGGGTTCCTGGGCGCGAATCCGAACGAATACTTCTGCTCCATCGATTTCCACCGGCCGGAGGGCCAGAACCTGGTCAAGAAGCTGGCGGCGAAATCGGACGTATTCGTGGAAAACTATCGTCCGGGAACGTTCGACCGCTGGGGCATCGGCTACCGGCAGTTGAGCGCGATCAACCCGCGGCTGGTTTACCAGTGGCTGGGCGGGTTCGGCGGCTGGGGTCCGGGGCGCGTACGCGCGTCCTACGACATTCTCGGCCAATCCCAGGGCGGCAACTTCGGCATGACCGGCGCGCCCGAGTTCAAGGGAGGTTCGCCTGCCAAGCACACCATCTGGCTCGCCGATTACTGGGGCGGAATGATGGGAGCGGTCCAGATCCTGGCCTCTCTCTATTACCGCGACAAGATTTCTGGCGAGGGCACCTTCATGGAGTATTCGCAGGTGCACGGCGTGACCCGGCAACTGGAGTACGCGCTGCCGCTGTACGGGCGGCACGGCATCACCCGCGAACGGTGGGGCACCTGGGACACGCAACTCTGTGTGCACGGGATCATCAAATGCGGCAAGTCCTCGTACCCGAACTCCGATAATCCACAGGAGAACGAGGAAGGCTACATCCTGATCAGTGCCAGCAGCGACGAAGACTTCGCGCGTTTGTGCAAAACGATTGGCGACGGTAATGTTGCCTCGAAGTACGGCAAGGCCGATGCGCGCGTAAAGCCGGAAGCGCAGATGGAGATTTACCCATTCCTGGAGAAGTGGGCGGCGGACAAGACCAAGGAAGACGTCGCCAACATTCTCGACAAAGCCAACATCCTCAACCAGCCCGTGTGGAACGCCAAGGAGGTTGCTACCAACCCTCACTGGCAGCAGCGCGGCGCGGTGCGTTGGCTGGACGACCCCTACTACGGAGACCTGCTGCACCAGGGGCCGGGGTACAAGATGTCGCAAACCCCGCCGCGTTTGAAGTGGGCCCTGAAACCCGTCGGCGCAGACAACGAAATGATCCTGGGAAAACTGGCCGGCTTGACGCCCGAAGATATCAAGCGGTTGGAAGACCAGGAGTGCATCTGAGGAGGCACCATGCTGCTAACTTGCCCGAACTGTAAGACTAAGAATTTTCTGGATCCCTACCCCTTTTGGAATTTCAAGGGGACGACCCAATGCGCCGGGTGCAAGAAAATCTGGCGGCTGGAGACCTCCAACGGAGCCTGCGTTAGCGGGCCGGAGGCGGCGTCGGGAACAGCCGACCTGCTGCCCGGCTTCGCCGAGACGCCGGCCTACGAAGGCATTTCCGGTACGGGGCTGACCCGTCCCGCTCCCAAAGCGCAGAAGGAAACCGTCTGCAAACCCAAAGCCATTAAGCGCAACGTCCGCGGCAATGTCATCGCGGGCTATCCGCTTACCAAGAACGATCTCGTCGGCAGCCGCGCAAAATTCATGGTTGCCGGGGCGAAGTGAGAAACGGAGGGCATATGCACTATAACGACAAGTCGCTCTGCGTCCGCTGTACCCATCTGCGCCCGGCACTGGACCCCAATATTCAGAAGGCGTACCTCGGCAAGTGCGTAAAGCGCGAATTTCCCTTCACCCTGGCTATCACGCTGCAGGGCTGGTCGGAATGCGAGGTCTTCCAGGATAGCGGGAAAGCCTACGTGCCGCCCGATCCGGCGGTGGCGACGGCTGCCGCCGCTGCCAAGAGCGCCAAGGGAGCCAAGCGCGTCGAGTTCTACTATTCCAGTAAGCAGAAGTCCGGCGAGCTGTTTCCCTGCGACAACAACAAGGCCTTGGAACTGGTCCACGCCCTCAAAGCAGCGGGGGTGGACGCCAAAGCCATTGACGTGGCCGACGTGAAAGATCGTTTCCCGGTCTATCACAAATCGGTCAGCGGACCGGACGCAACCGTGCGCCCGGTGTTCGGCGCCAAGGGCGCGCTGGTGGAGGATTTCGGCACCAACGTTCCCGCCCTGCTGGTCTTTGAAGGCGACCGGTATCCGACGTTTGCCTTTCCACGGAGCGATGCCAAACGGGGCACCATCCGGGTGGAGCAGGCGCTGGAAGACCTGATCGCGGAAACGAAAGGCGCCGCCGTAGGCGCGGCGCACGACTGAGGAGGGGGCATGGGGGAACTTGAACATCTTCCGCCCCGCGATCTCTGGCCGACTCGAATTTACACATTGCCGGAGTTTGCCTCTTACCCCGACCGGCTGAACCCGACCGAGGAGTTGCTGGACAAAGCGGTCGCAGCCGGCCGGGGCGATCGCCCGGCTATCCTGTTCGAGGACCAGAAGATCACCTACGGGCAGTTGCTGGCCCAGTCCAACAAGCTGGGGAATGCGCTGCGCGGGCTCGGGATCAACGCGGGCGACCGCGTGATCCTGCGTTCACCCAACATTCCGCCCGCGCTGGTCACCAACTTCGCGGTGCTGAAACTGGGTGCGGTGTTGACGCCGACCTCGCCGTTGTTCTCGCGTGCGGAAATCGCGCACGTGGCCAACGATGCCGAGGCGGTAGCGATCGTGGTCCATGCCGCGCTGCTGGCCGAACTGGAAGCGGCGCGCGCTGACCTGAAAACCGTCGAAAACATCATCGTGATCGGCGGCGAACCGGCGGATCTGAAGGCCAAGGGCTACCTGCCGTATAGCGAGCTGCTGCAGTCCGGGAGCGCATCCCTGGACCCGGTGCTGCGAAACCGGCAAGACCTCGGCATTCTGCTCTACACCTCGGGCACCACCGGCCGGCCCAAAGGCACGGTGCATTTCGTCGAGGAGACGCTGATCATCCCCGACGCGTTCGGCAAGTACGGCTGGCGCGTTACGGAGAACGATGTCCTCGGCGGGACCGCACCGCTGGCGTTTGGCGCCGGCTACTCGACTTTCGCCACCATTCCGTTTCGCTTCGGAGCGGCCGCGTCGCTGATCTCGAAGTTCGAGCCGGAAAAGGTCTTCGAGACCATCCAGAAGCACAAAATCACCGTGCTTTCCCTGGCGCCGACGGCCTACCGCAAAATGATGCAGGTGCCGGATGCGGAGAAGAAGTACGATCTCCGCAGCCTGCGCATCTGTACCGGCGGCGGCGAAAGCCTGACGGCGGCCACCTACCACGCCTGGAAAAACAAGTTCGGGGTTGACATCTACGAGGGTCTGGGCACCACCGAGATGATGTACGTGTTCGCCTCGAACGTGGTCAGCCTGAAGGCGAGGCCGGGTTCCTTCGGCCAGGCGGTCCCCGGCTATGAACTCAAGGTGATCGACGAAGACGGGCAGGAAACCAAGCCCGGCAACGCCGGACACTTTATGGCTCGCGGACCGACCGGCACTATCTACTGGCGCGACTTCGAAAAGCAGAAGCACGCCATCTCGCCGGACGGCTGGAACCGAGCGGGCGATTTCGTCTACGCGGACGAGGACGGGTACTTCTGGTTCGTGTCCCGCGAGGACGACGTTATCAAAAGCTCGGCCTACCGCATCGGTCCGGAGGAGATTGAGGTCACGCTCAACGCTCATCCGGCGGTGGCGGAAGCGGGGGTCATCGGCGTGCCCGATGAAATCCGCGGCCAGATCGCGAAGGCGTTCGTGGTGCTGAAACCAGGGGAAAAAGCCACTGCGGAAGAGCTGATCGAGTTCTGCCGCGGGCGGATTGCGACCTACAAGATGCCCCGCGAGGTCGAAATCGTGGCGGAACTGCCACGCACGCCAACCGGCAAGCTGTTACGACGGGTGTTGCGCGACAAGGATAAGGCCAAGGCTGGTGGCCGCGCCCCAGTGCACAGTGCTTAACCGGCGGGAGACTGCGCACACAACATCCAGTCGTGTGCCGCGCTGGGACGCCTAACCGGGCGTCCCGGCGCATCGGTGGTCACTGGAGCAACGCGGCCGAACCCTTTCATTTTGGGGAGGGTACAAGGCCGCAAGCTCTGGTGGCTGCCATCCACTGAACCTGCCTTGCAAGCAAGTCGCGGGCGTGCGAAATTACTCTCCCATGAATTTTTCCTACAATCACTCCTGGTTATGCGAGCGGATCGTGGACGAATCGCACGTCGCCACCGTCTACGCCGACCGCGAGGGCCTCATTCGCCTGTGGAATGCCGGCGCGGAAGCCATGTTCGGCTACACCGCCGCGGAGGCGGTCGGGCAGTCGATGGAGATGATCATCCCGGAAAAGCATCGCGCCCGGCACAACGAGGGTTATCGCCGGGTGATGGAAACCGGCATCACCAAGTACGGACGGGATGTGCTCGCCGTGCCT
This genomic interval carries:
- a CDS encoding Crp/Fnr family transcriptional regulator, whose translation is MPSPYGLKLVESCVTCKLRNHTFFCSLPRSSLVHLDTLSLANLLPKGSILFVAGQKPGGVHILCAGKVKVCTQRGNGKLAMVKIAGPGEVLGLHACIGGTVHEFTAETVEPSHIVFVRGDDFKQFLSQNEVACWKAAQILSRDCHEAYEIIRSGGGARSGSAKLARLLLDIAVIGKPHGDEIEVVLPLTHKEMAQAIGMSRETVWRKLVEFRHRGIAILKGSVLLIHNKAELQRLAGR
- a CDS encoding CoA transferase; translated protein: MSSEKTIPWPAVPIPKPEEVYAGLSDQAKDYPLFLESICRQSHNFEKPEALSRLRVYDTSTRMMIGHWCSSMLSELGAEVIQIEPPGGDPMRKLTPFGRKEYMFTDKETGEPVGAHFLHEMRNKMSVTLNLETEEGREIFKKLAVHADIVIENDPPGHRDSLGIGYRQLKEINPRLIYCWVGQLGQWGPHKDKPGMLEPTAQAACGFCHGTGDPKEFGGTPMRSALWMADHVGGTQAAMGILAALYYREMVSGEGQFVEATSAEAIIRILDYSWAWYGMDGSIRPRFGNWDLAINIYAVNPCKDGYMMVGGGHDRLWYRIWRVVGDEHPAVEEDILGDPHLREVADRLAMNQQIKTYTMLGEWLKDNSRSDAERKLSKQQVASGGVLYVNEVAEYPHFKYRGHVAETESPHYGKILYGTTPFQQHKTPGRLKWMGRPTGYDNQDTYRRLLGFTSEDFARLQKANVI
- a CDS encoding TonB-dependent receptor; the protein is MQRPTRVATPGAFTLALVCLVWLPCAWAQYTVGRVEGTVMDPMGAVLVGATIRLVNRATNSTSTFTTGRDGYYVFFALSPGQYQLSAEAPRFARRTVDLVVTSDQTLTQKLVLPVGDPSTTVEVKSDEAVAVASSDAQRSITRTEAELANLPSLGRNMISTVQLGAGLAPTNNPRGGSTFGGGGSFVIVLGVQSGLIAANGGRARATSVQLDYTDANDWEAGGFAPGMQAITPDMLQELKILTSNFSAEYGVKSNAQVIMVTKSGSNFLHGSAYDFVQNDAFNARDYFDQTGHASPLKQNVYGITLGGPLKKNRTFLFGGYEGRRTRGGSFTALANVPSAAARARATDPSIIDLMNRFLPAATGTTNNPDIGTVAVQVPSPVDNYQFVMKADHQISEAHRISARYLQGTASFVARFPSQNTLRGFDVDNHFELRNLNITDTLILSPKTVNELRAAYGRSVAQGAPQNGLDTPRFLISGLVNFGALQSVPASRVFNVFQLNEVFSHLLGSHVLRVGVDLRKIQDNSVNATNSRGVFTFASLNQFLAGQPTAWTQLFGNTSRGFRTGLYGFFVQDDWKLKPTLTINAGLRWEIQGALSDAGGSTSILDPRSTGTIGVAGPGPLGSFRLGGDAIEANPFNIAPRIGFAWNPHVGKLVIRGGYGIYWDSFTFSPLAASRSVPPFNYSPSLSCVSILAPTCQMTGANNVQNLLQGTALIQTQTQAQIGGFGQLTNFKSVTTSDPHLGNPYVQQFSFGIERQMPANSVFTLGYVGTKGTQLTRLVAINPLVRRPAGATGIADETTRLSQFQAAAGTENGAGNARLDPRFDQVNLHEAGGSSIYHSLQVEWKKGFSHGLQFQASYTWSKSIDDASDFSPTIQANDNSFAQDAANPRAERAVSNFDIAHRVLVTGIWRIPFFHHLNGTPRKVLDGWSFESVNLWQTGIPATVLAGARRGIADVNLDGNLIPTGADNTRANCAADASFRLGDASAIHGYSQPLLGNNGTCGRNTIRMNHLANFDWSLFKETTLTERGWMGSAPLTLQLRAEAYNVFNVPFLTAQTDNWRTVASPSFGLYNSAGATRRLQLAARLSW
- a CDS encoding OFA family MFS transporter; this translates as MATAAMQQDAQISRWWRVVGGLSMNLALGSLYAWSLFVPQFQKDAEFKGYAPTAYALTFTIAVVVFALTFVVAGRIQDKKGPFICSALGGILVSVGFFASAYAHSLTALYVSFGVIGGLGNGFGYATPIPVMAKWFPDRRGLAVGLAVAGYGGGSAIFGKLALNYLVPAYGWRSTFQILGVIFFVMTMVGAFLLKNPPVGYRPEGWTPAPATAKAAATTHEFTPAETLRTPTFYFMWLAYALGCAAGLMVISQLVPFFVSSLKGTGMDAKVVAGLAGTAFIVGAVGNAAGRILSGWMSDALGRVNVLRLMIAISMIAMPILYLVGGSVALLFVSIFVIYWCYGTQLSVNGSAASDFWGTKNAGINYGMLFTAWGVAGILGPMIGAKLLAATKSFKAPFYAAAGMAAVALVCELLAKRPAVPAESELKAAAAPARG
- a CDS encoding universal stress protein, producing the protein MTAVTAPTRIAIKNIVVATDFSACADSAVAYASGLARRYGSMLYMVNVLPHAPFVESSDADPEKVKRIAERKMTDMAGSQAFQGVTHTELIREGEVAGVLSELVRQHQIDLIVLGTEGRTGLRKFLLGSVAEEVYRTAECPVLTVGPHASRGLNGGMLQHILFATDFGPESEHGLPYAIALAEEHRARLTMLHVASVPGVAFAQAETGALPVIPPYEAVASGEKQLHELIAKGPPLWREPEYLVQFGPPAETIVRIAGKDVDLIVLGVKRPAALTKHLGSGVAYKVVCEAPCPVLSVGAPYHR